A single region of the Amphiprion ocellaris isolate individual 3 ecotype Okinawa chromosome 4, ASM2253959v1, whole genome shotgun sequence genome encodes:
- the LOC111586901 gene encoding NACHT, LRR and PYD domains-containing protein 1-like isoform X1, producing the protein MESLCVDESEEAAMPVETSCSDGKESGYSEIQQTEIQETSDLGNKEEERAVFAMSPRREDFSPLSVETSCSEVTDCGYSEEQSSQSELPDADLLTDQASVLASNPSSLKEVDLTRHSLKEWEVEQLCAGLESPLCRLETLRLSHCILSERFYAALVSALELNPSYLGELDLSGNKSLMDSGMKLLSTGLGSPHCRLRTLRLVCCELTESSCASLLSALELNPSHLKVLDLSGNCLRDAGVRLLCAGLKNPLCRLKTLGLGSCSLSEDSCDSLALTLKSKPSRLEELDLSLNQLRDSGIKFLSALLKRPRCRLKTLRLACCLCSDKGCAALVSSLKSSISKLTELDLSGNNLKRKGMKLLTEFVKSSSCKLETLRVDYGRNLISSAIIEADEERGAHCNERGITARKLREWRKWLPRSSRPSHSIYSRQSELHSKWSGLSKSVGSVHHSAVGNKQSIDLPISSLMALPSLPELDVELHQLSALKQHAALHAWDWGLTLHPHITTTQTDWFKDEAKEMKTPSRFTPDLVKEDGVTLYRFKGLYPGVFQCDLTGLVLTMTRQGEVLYRIIQWDEGLLLSAKKVPAGPLFNIQGSEDAVSQLHLPHCEKQPSARNELLHVAHIDDDGMSILQPVEITDTHVVVSVPHFSAFGLVWDVLISLLNIQKPISGQVLLFHRLYTRQTQKLNVFLLPENVPLQEVKKQQENAEYIEAPSSCHLVPGQTYSLHCSEAHKIQPECASFELKYGPNYHPTFEIRLTLSTEEATVTVRDHEGRHAWKYHVELTGLTPALTSPALSTPSPVGDPAWLPFPTKESGSTSCSASGSVPLSTQPPASEAASLSVPAGDERPDSSRQNLQRTQCFPGKEEEKLFSVRTEFVSRVSTSVIRDLLDKLLQERVVNSGEMESLQEMARAEKARELIDMVLKKGQPACKILIDAFCELDPFLSELLQLK; encoded by the exons ATGGAAAGTCTCTGTGTGGACGAAAGCGAGGAGGCAGCAATGCCTGTTGAGACTTCTTGTTCAGATGGGAAAGAATCTGGatattcagaaataca ACAGACTGAAATCCAGGAGACGAGTGACTTAGGGAACAAAGAAGAGGAGCGAGCAGTATTTGCAATGTCTCCGAGACGTGAAGATTTTTCACCTCTGTCTGTTGAGACGTCTTGTTCAGAAGTCACAGATTGTGGTTATTCAGAAGAACA ATCTTCTCAGAGTGAACTGCCAGATGCTGACTTGCTGACTGACCAGGCATCAGTATTGGCATCCAACCCTTCAAGCCTGAAAGAGGTGGATCTGACTAGACACTCTTTGAAGGAATGGGAAGTGGAGCAGCTGTGTGCTGGTCTGGAGAGTCCACTCTGCAGGCTGGAGACTCTGAG ACTGAGTCACTGCATCTTGTCAGAGAGATTCTATGCTGCACTGGTCTCAGCTCTTGAGTTGAACCCGTCCTATCTGGGAGAGCTAGACCTGAGTGGAAACAAGTCCCTGATGGACTCAGGCATGAAGCTGTTGTCTACTGGACTGGGAAGTCCACACTGCAGACTGAGGACTTTGAG ACTTGTTTGCTGTGAATTAACAGAGAGCAGCTGTGCTTCTCTGCTCTCAGCACTTGAGTTAAATCCCAGCCATCTGAAAGTGCTGGACCTGAGTGGAAACTGTCTGCGGGATGCAGGAGTGAGGCTGTTGTGTGCTGGACTGAAGAATCCATTGTGTAGACTTAAAACTCTGGG GTTGGGCTCTTGCAGCTTGTCAGAGGACAGCTGTGATTCTCTGGCCTTAACTCTGAAGTCCAAGCCTTCCCGTCTTGAAGAGCTAGACCTGAGTCTCAACCAGCTACGAGATTCAGGAATAAAGTTTCTGTCTGCTCTACTGAAGAGACCTCGCTGTAGGCTGAAGACTCTGAG GTTAGCATGTTGCCTGTGCTCAGATAAAGGTTGTGCTGCTCTGGTCTCATCGCTGAAATCCAGCATCTCTAAACTGACGGAGCTGGACCTCAGTGGAAACAACCTGAAGCGTAAAGGaatgaagctgctgactgagtTTGTGAAAAGTTCAAGCTGTAAATTGGAGACACTGAG AGTGGACTATGGACGAAACTTGATTTCAAGTGCCATCATTGAAGCAG ATGAAGAGAGAGGGGCTCATTGCAATGAGAGAGGAATAACAGCGCGCAAGCTGCGTGAGTGGAGAAAG TGGCTACCACGTTCATCACGTCCATCACATTCCATATACAGCAG acaaagtgaGCTTCATTCAAAATGGTCTGGATTGAGCAAATCTGTAGGATCAGTTCACCATAGTGCTGTGG GTAACAAGCAAAGCATTGACTTGCCCATCTCCAGTTTGATGGCTTTACCCAG TCTTCCAGAGTTGGATGTTGAACTCCACCAACTTTCTGCATTAAAACAGCATG CGGCTTTACATGCTTGGGACTGGGGTCTCACACTGCATCCACacataacaacaacacagaCTGACTGGTTTAAGGACGAGGCAAAAGAGATGAAG ACCCCATCACGGTTTACACCTGATCTGGTTAAGGAAGATGGAGTGACTTTGTACAG GTTCAAGGGCCTGTATCCAGGTGTGTTCCAGTGCGATTTGACTGGGCTGGTGCTTACAATGACCCGTCAGGGGGAGGTATTATACCGGATCATCCAGTGGGATGAGGGTCTCCTTCTCTCAGCTAAAAAGGTCCCTGCAGGTCCACTGTTTAACATCCAGGGTTCTGAGGATGCCGTCTCTCAGCTGCATCTCccacactgtgaaaaacaacccT CTGCACGTAATGAGCTCCTGCATGTGGCCCACATCGATGATGATGGAATGAGCATCCTTCAGCCAGTGGAGATAACGGATACTCATGTGGTTGTGAGTGTCCCACACTTCTCTGCCTTTGGCTTGGTATGGGATGTGTTAATAAGTCTTCTAAACATCCAGAAACCGATAAGTGGCCAAGTTCTGCTGTTCCACCGACTGTACACAAGGCAAACTCAAAAACTCAACGTTTTTCTACTGCCAGAAAACGTGCCGCTGCAAGAG GTAAAAAAGCAACAGGAAAATGCAGAGTACATCGAGGCTCCTTCTTCCTGTCACCTCGTCCCAGGCCAAACCTACAGTCTGCACTGTTCTGAGGCCCACAAAATACAGCCTGAG TGTGCCTCATTTGAATTAAAGTATGGACCAAATTACCACCCGACTTTTGAGATTCGGCTAACTCTGAGCACAGAGGAAGCAACTGTGACAGTCCGAGACCATGAGGGGAGACATGCCTGGAAGTATCATGTTGAACTAACTG GTTTAACACCAGCCTTGACCTCACCTGCCCTGTCTACCCCATCTCCAGTCGGTGACCCAGCCTGGCTCCCATTCCCAACTAAAGAAAGTG GTTCCACTTCATGCTCAGCTTCAGGCTCAGTTCCTCTGTCGACTCAGCCTCCAGCCAGTGAAGCAGCTTCGCTCTCTGTACCAGCTGGAGACGAAC GTCCAGATTCGAGTAGACAAAATCTACAGAGGACTCAGTGTTTCccagggaaggaggaggagaagctgttCTCTGTTCGGACAGAGTTTGTTAGCAGAGTGTCCACGTCTGTGATAAGGGATCTgctcgataagcttctgcaagaGAGAGTTGTAAACAGCGGGGAAATGGAGTCCTTACAAGAAATGGCCAGGGCAGAAAAAGCAAGAGAACTGATTGACATGGTGTTGAAAAAGGGGCAACCGGCTTGTAAAATTCTGATTGATGCTTTCTGTGAACTAGATCCATTTCTTTCTGAATTACTGCAATTAAAGTGA
- the LOC111586901 gene encoding NACHT, LRR and PYD domains-containing protein 1-like isoform X2, producing the protein MESLCVDESEEAAMPVETSCSDGKESGYSEIQSSQSELPDADLLTDQASVLASNPSSLKEVDLTRHSLKEWEVEQLCAGLESPLCRLETLRLSHCILSERFYAALVSALELNPSYLGELDLSGNKSLMDSGMKLLSTGLGSPHCRLRTLRLVCCELTESSCASLLSALELNPSHLKVLDLSGNCLRDAGVRLLCAGLKNPLCRLKTLGLGSCSLSEDSCDSLALTLKSKPSRLEELDLSLNQLRDSGIKFLSALLKRPRCRLKTLRLACCLCSDKGCAALVSSLKSSISKLTELDLSGNNLKRKGMKLLTEFVKSSSCKLETLRVDYGRNLISSAIIEADEERGAHCNERGITARKLREWRKWLPRSSRPSHSIYSRQSELHSKWSGLSKSVGSVHHSAVGNKQSIDLPISSLMALPSLPELDVELHQLSALKQHAALHAWDWGLTLHPHITTTQTDWFKDEAKEMKTPSRFTPDLVKEDGVTLYRFKGLYPGVFQCDLTGLVLTMTRQGEVLYRIIQWDEGLLLSAKKVPAGPLFNIQGSEDAVSQLHLPHCEKQPSARNELLHVAHIDDDGMSILQPVEITDTHVVVSVPHFSAFGLVWDVLISLLNIQKPISGQVLLFHRLYTRQTQKLNVFLLPENVPLQEVKKQQENAEYIEAPSSCHLVPGQTYSLHCSEAHKIQPECASFELKYGPNYHPTFEIRLTLSTEEATVTVRDHEGRHAWKYHVELTGLTPALTSPALSTPSPVGDPAWLPFPTKESGSTSCSASGSVPLSTQPPASEAASLSVPAGDERPDSSRQNLQRTQCFPGKEEEKLFSVRTEFVSRVSTSVIRDLLDKLLQERVVNSGEMESLQEMARAEKARELIDMVLKKGQPACKILIDAFCELDPFLSELLQLK; encoded by the exons ATGGAAAGTCTCTGTGTGGACGAAAGCGAGGAGGCAGCAATGCCTGTTGAGACTTCTTGTTCAGATGGGAAAGAATCTGGatattcagaaataca ATCTTCTCAGAGTGAACTGCCAGATGCTGACTTGCTGACTGACCAGGCATCAGTATTGGCATCCAACCCTTCAAGCCTGAAAGAGGTGGATCTGACTAGACACTCTTTGAAGGAATGGGAAGTGGAGCAGCTGTGTGCTGGTCTGGAGAGTCCACTCTGCAGGCTGGAGACTCTGAG ACTGAGTCACTGCATCTTGTCAGAGAGATTCTATGCTGCACTGGTCTCAGCTCTTGAGTTGAACCCGTCCTATCTGGGAGAGCTAGACCTGAGTGGAAACAAGTCCCTGATGGACTCAGGCATGAAGCTGTTGTCTACTGGACTGGGAAGTCCACACTGCAGACTGAGGACTTTGAG ACTTGTTTGCTGTGAATTAACAGAGAGCAGCTGTGCTTCTCTGCTCTCAGCACTTGAGTTAAATCCCAGCCATCTGAAAGTGCTGGACCTGAGTGGAAACTGTCTGCGGGATGCAGGAGTGAGGCTGTTGTGTGCTGGACTGAAGAATCCATTGTGTAGACTTAAAACTCTGGG GTTGGGCTCTTGCAGCTTGTCAGAGGACAGCTGTGATTCTCTGGCCTTAACTCTGAAGTCCAAGCCTTCCCGTCTTGAAGAGCTAGACCTGAGTCTCAACCAGCTACGAGATTCAGGAATAAAGTTTCTGTCTGCTCTACTGAAGAGACCTCGCTGTAGGCTGAAGACTCTGAG GTTAGCATGTTGCCTGTGCTCAGATAAAGGTTGTGCTGCTCTGGTCTCATCGCTGAAATCCAGCATCTCTAAACTGACGGAGCTGGACCTCAGTGGAAACAACCTGAAGCGTAAAGGaatgaagctgctgactgagtTTGTGAAAAGTTCAAGCTGTAAATTGGAGACACTGAG AGTGGACTATGGACGAAACTTGATTTCAAGTGCCATCATTGAAGCAG ATGAAGAGAGAGGGGCTCATTGCAATGAGAGAGGAATAACAGCGCGCAAGCTGCGTGAGTGGAGAAAG TGGCTACCACGTTCATCACGTCCATCACATTCCATATACAGCAG acaaagtgaGCTTCATTCAAAATGGTCTGGATTGAGCAAATCTGTAGGATCAGTTCACCATAGTGCTGTGG GTAACAAGCAAAGCATTGACTTGCCCATCTCCAGTTTGATGGCTTTACCCAG TCTTCCAGAGTTGGATGTTGAACTCCACCAACTTTCTGCATTAAAACAGCATG CGGCTTTACATGCTTGGGACTGGGGTCTCACACTGCATCCACacataacaacaacacagaCTGACTGGTTTAAGGACGAGGCAAAAGAGATGAAG ACCCCATCACGGTTTACACCTGATCTGGTTAAGGAAGATGGAGTGACTTTGTACAG GTTCAAGGGCCTGTATCCAGGTGTGTTCCAGTGCGATTTGACTGGGCTGGTGCTTACAATGACCCGTCAGGGGGAGGTATTATACCGGATCATCCAGTGGGATGAGGGTCTCCTTCTCTCAGCTAAAAAGGTCCCTGCAGGTCCACTGTTTAACATCCAGGGTTCTGAGGATGCCGTCTCTCAGCTGCATCTCccacactgtgaaaaacaacccT CTGCACGTAATGAGCTCCTGCATGTGGCCCACATCGATGATGATGGAATGAGCATCCTTCAGCCAGTGGAGATAACGGATACTCATGTGGTTGTGAGTGTCCCACACTTCTCTGCCTTTGGCTTGGTATGGGATGTGTTAATAAGTCTTCTAAACATCCAGAAACCGATAAGTGGCCAAGTTCTGCTGTTCCACCGACTGTACACAAGGCAAACTCAAAAACTCAACGTTTTTCTACTGCCAGAAAACGTGCCGCTGCAAGAG GTAAAAAAGCAACAGGAAAATGCAGAGTACATCGAGGCTCCTTCTTCCTGTCACCTCGTCCCAGGCCAAACCTACAGTCTGCACTGTTCTGAGGCCCACAAAATACAGCCTGAG TGTGCCTCATTTGAATTAAAGTATGGACCAAATTACCACCCGACTTTTGAGATTCGGCTAACTCTGAGCACAGAGGAAGCAACTGTGACAGTCCGAGACCATGAGGGGAGACATGCCTGGAAGTATCATGTTGAACTAACTG GTTTAACACCAGCCTTGACCTCACCTGCCCTGTCTACCCCATCTCCAGTCGGTGACCCAGCCTGGCTCCCATTCCCAACTAAAGAAAGTG GTTCCACTTCATGCTCAGCTTCAGGCTCAGTTCCTCTGTCGACTCAGCCTCCAGCCAGTGAAGCAGCTTCGCTCTCTGTACCAGCTGGAGACGAAC GTCCAGATTCGAGTAGACAAAATCTACAGAGGACTCAGTGTTTCccagggaaggaggaggagaagctgttCTCTGTTCGGACAGAGTTTGTTAGCAGAGTGTCCACGTCTGTGATAAGGGATCTgctcgataagcttctgcaagaGAGAGTTGTAAACAGCGGGGAAATGGAGTCCTTACAAGAAATGGCCAGGGCAGAAAAAGCAAGAGAACTGATTGACATGGTGTTGAAAAAGGGGCAACCGGCTTGTAAAATTCTGATTGATGCTTTCTGTGAACTAGATCCATTTCTTTCTGAATTACTGCAATTAAAGTGA